In the genome of Hydra vulgaris chromosome 06, alternate assembly HydraT2T_AEP, the window TTAAACACGTGAACAGGCTACCGTGCTCAACACGTTACAAGCAAGAGTTGCAAACACGTGTTGGAAACTCGATGTGCCGGCTGggaatgaaaataataataatatatgttttatgcATCAAGTTAATGCATGAAggaaatattatttgtatataaatatatacacacagaagcgattctacaaataaaatgaggggggGGGGTTATTATGGTTGaatatttagttttctttataagGATAAATTACTATCATAAGTTACAAAACAAGttttgatctgtaattatatacatGTTGCACACTTTACACATACACAATATTATTGAATTGATCAAAACACTAATGAATTATCCTATCCTCACTATAACTTGCACTAAATTGCCCCATATCACTTAtactagtgttatcttttgaatttagaaatagaagttattaaatattggtggctcatcatgcagtgcAGTTGAGAAGAGAATACTTTCaaagtaagaataatttttctataaaatgagCGTTTTTAATAACATCATTTTATATACGTGTGTTGCGTATGCGTGTgatatgtgtttgtgtgtgtgtcttaaacatatatatatatatatatatatatatatatatatatatatatatatatatatatatatatatatatatatatatatatatatatatatatatatatatatatatatatatatatatatatatatatatatatatatatatatatatatatatatatatatatatattctacatCATAAAGTGTATTATAAAAGTTCTCTTTGTTCCtttcccctttatttttacatacttatctttacaatttttttaggtttaggACTGTTTacctgattcctacagcaaaaaagaactttaaaatgctgttgGCAATATTCTAAAGCGCGCACCTGATTCTAAAAGATGGTGAATGACGTCAAGTATTCAAACAGTTGgttcttggaaattaacaagtggatgaagaagtttaaaaaaattataatttataaaacttagcacatttatattataaaaaagtttaagcaaatttttattttttacttatatcaaaaaaattctgTGAAAGCATAAATTTTAACCCTTACCTATGAAAAAAGTCATGTAaaaacacgtattttagacgtcgaaataAGGATGGCTAGActtggttatttaaaaaagtcatttggcgtttccatttagcactaATTCTGAACGTCATAAATTCACGACTTTTAGACGTCTGAAAAACACGTCTTTAATCTGTCCTAAAAAGATGTCCTAATTAGGTCTTAAAAAGGCGTCATTtggcgttgccatttagaacTAGTTCTGAACATCTTAATAAAGTCGCAAAAACACGTCTTATTTACGTCTTGAAAAGACGTCCTTATCAAGTCCTATaaagacgtcatctggcgttgccatttagaTCCGGTCCTgaacgtcctaaaaagacgtcttttcgacgtcaGATAGACGTCGACGTGCCTACTAgggaagttaaaataaaataaaaatcatgcaCAAACTAAAGGATCTCTAAATCAGGGATGTCTAACCTTTTTACAATAAGGGCCATTAATTCGTTTCAAAATCAACTTGAGGGCCACAAACATAAAATacccaaaataaaaattgttaaatttgaagtttttatttaaatttgaataaacaGTTACACTCATAGTTAAGGTTCAAAGTGAAGTTATACAAAAGTTCGATCAATGTGAAACTTGACACTGTTTTAATTTGCATAAATGATCTATGTCTGCTTTTATATTTAACGATGCAATTCGAAGGGTATTAGTAAGGTGTTCATCTGTCAATCTATTTCTCTGTTCTGTTTTTACATGCTTCATTTTTGAGAATAACTGTTCGCAGTTGTATGTGCTtctaaaaagtgaaaaatatttaatagcatGTCTGCACAAATGAGGAAAAACTTCAATGctcatgtattttttataaaattctaacaATTCTACTTCTTTGTAGGTTTCTTTAAGATCTTTATTGTTTTGCAATTCTATTAATTCCATTTAAATATCATTTCTAACTGTCTCAGCTTTGATGGAAAATGGATGCGCAAATAAGTCTAActcatttttttcctttttaaaatcaCAGAATCTTGTGTCAAattcatcaattatttttaaaataagagtaCAATATCTTTCAGAGTCAATTGTATTAATATTTCTTTCTGATAATGCCTTGAAATGGACAAGTACTTTAGAACTTAATTGTTGTTTcagaagttttaattttaaaacaaatgtttctacatttttaaacaatttactaaTAAGTCGATCTTTACCCTGCAACTTAAGATTTAATTCCATTAACATCTGGGTCATGTCAATCATAAATGCCAAATCATTCAGACagtcaatattttcaagcaAGCTTGTGTCTTTCcctttaatttttagaaacagCACTATTTCAGGTAATAGTATCCAAAATCTTTTCAGAGTAGCAGCTCGACTAAGCCATATAACCTGGCTGAATTAAATTACATCTTCAGCCCCACTACCACAACCTTCAAGTAATTGTTTGAACTGTCTGTGATTAAGGCCACGAATTCTTATAAAGTTAACAGTATGAATAACAAGTTCCATAACATTCTTTATCTCCAATACTTTTGCACATAACTGCTCTTGGTGTATAATGCAGTGATATGAAATAATTTCATGATTAATGGATTTCTTAAGTAATGCAataaatccaatattttttcctGTTAGTGCACTTGCTCCATCTGTAGTGACACCACAGAGTTTCTTTTCTGGTAATTCAAATTTCACCAATGTTTTTTTCACTCTAGAGAGAATATCTTCTTCTCTTGTTGTGTCCTTCATATGATTAATATCAAACAGTTCTTTAATTACTTCAAAGTTACTAGTTATACCTCTAATAAAAATGGCTAGCTGAGCAGTATCACCTCTGTCTGTTGATTCATCTAGTGCCAGACTATAGGCttcacatttatttaatttttcttttaatgataattcaatattttcCGATAGATCTTCAACTCTTCTGGCAATAGTCTGGTGCGAGAGGCTAAGATCTTAAACAGTAGGTGTTTTTTCAGGACATATctctttacaaaatatttttaaacagttttttaataaatctccAGTACAAAAAGGTTTACCACTTTTTGCAATAGCTTCTgccattaaaaaacttattttggtaGCACTGTAAGAGCTAATCACTTTAGTTTTCATCACTGATTGTTGTGCAAGAAAAGTTTTCTTCAACAATTCAATCTTATCAATTCGAAATTGGCCTTTAAATTTGTCATAACTTACAGCATGTTTTGTAGTGTAGTGCCTGTTCACATTATAACTTTTACGCACGGcaattttctcaaaacaaattaGACATATAATAGAATTACTTTGTTCATGTACAAAATAGTCAGTTGCCCAAGAAGGATTAAATACACGACCCCCATGACCGCTTTCAGTATCACATATACGTCTTTTGCTGAAGccatctttattaaatatataaaaataatgttttttctttagcGCGcgttttattatttcaaatgcgGATTTATAAAGTGAAAGTATAATCGAAATCGAATGTATAATTcgaattataaatatataaataatatgctGTTGCTGTagaacttattttattattgttatttgaaatttttattaaaataaaaattcaaaattaatggACCGTGATATGCGGGCCATGCCATAGGCTGACGAGGGCTACCTTCTGGCCCGCGGGCCACGCGTTGGACAACCCTGCTCTAAATGTTACCTGCATCTTaacaacatttatataataaaaggcagcaacaaatataatatgacttttaaattgcaatttaaaaaaagaaacttatttcTTCGTCTGAGCTATCTACATGATGTTCAACGTCATTTCTATTGCTAGTCAAGCTATCCTGTTGATAATGttgtagtttaaattaaatgattaaCTTAAAAGGAAAAGATTTATGCACATAAATAAATGTTACTTGTATGttggtaacatttatatagaacaaggcagcaacaaaaatattattacttataaatggtaatttaaaaaaagcttacttCTTCGTCTAAACTATTTGAAAGATGTAAAACATTATTTCTATTGTTTGTCAAACCTGCCTGCTgataatatagtattttaaataaaatgataaagttatgtacttactataatatttataaacttattgtacttttactttactatttaaattataataaatatgtaatttatcaagtttagtaacgtaaaaacataataaatataaaagtgtgtgaataaattaatttatttttactttagacGAGCACTTCGcattagttaaatataaagaaataatattaattgtattataataaataatagtgtattatttataaacattacttttatgagtttatttttaaatcttgcaCATTGACTTtcttttctgatatttttaaaatattatcatagtTTTCTTTCTCCACTTAGTCGGTCTTGGAACATAATTACAAGTTGAATCCCGAAAATTACGCTTTAATCTTTTCGGTTAATTTGAACTCAATTTACCATTCTAATTGAACAGCTtttaaactattcaaaaaaatattaaatgcatataaaaactgaCAATGTCATAAATGGTATAAATGATGATCAACATCATATATATCGCCAGTCAAACTGTTGGTTTTTAAGgtagtaattttaataaaataataatgtaaaaataaagggaTTTATACACACGCTACTAGATTATTTACATACTTTAATAAATCTTCTATttaatagtaaagaaaaaacataacaaatatttactatacaataaagtattttaaaaatatttattaaaagatatagCTCAACACATttttaagatgtaattgagaacttGAAAGTTTTGATTAAGAAAAGTAagatgtaattaagaaatacaaCATGTAATATAGAAGTCGAAGAATGTAATTAAGTAACACAACATgcaattaagaaattttaaaatgaaattgagAAACCCaacatttaaataagttttcgcAATatgtaatttgaaaaacaaaagctGTAATTAAGAAATCGTAATGTTTATATGAGAATACATTATTTGTAATTGCGAATTCAATGTAAGCTTAAAGgtcattataaaaaatcttcttatacatgcattttaataagttaataatatcaaattaagaGTTTGTATGCACCAGCGAAACAGTAATACAgtaatggaattgaaagatcgttgtgttattTCTCAATACACTATTAATAGAAAGTCTGTTAACAAATTGAATTCGTGCAAGCATTTATTTCACCAAACTTATTTCCAACCACTTCTGGAACAACCAGCACCACCTTGTCCAATTTgtagacataaaaatacatacaacTGATCAAGTTGAAAGAAAACATTATGTTTTATCTTCATCGAATGATAGAAGAAGAGTAATTGAATGTGCTGAGCGAAATGACGATTAGGTGACTCTGGCGCAAACATTAGGTGTCAAATAGAAaacagcatacaattgggtcCGCAGcggatatttaaattttattggaagaggtgtttttaaacaaaaaaactaaccGATAATCAAATTGAAGAAACACTAACATGGATTGAAAGTGACTAGCAGTTGACATTGGTGGCCATTAAAACAAggatattaagacaatttaataTAAGCGTCAGCACAACCACAATTGCCAATTACCTCAAAGGCAgactattttcatttaaaaaagtgcgCAAGGAGCCAAATACAATGAATAgcaatgaaaacaaacaaaaaagagctgaatatgttagaaacatcaacgaacaCATTACAAATAGTCAACAGACAGattggttggatgaaacaaattttaatcttttttgtagaaaaacacAAGGACGTGCCAAACAGGGAAAAAGAACAATAATGAAAATACCTTCTTCAAAAGCTGCAAATGTACATTTAATTGCAGCTATATCAACAATAAATGTTGccatttaaaatgaatttttactgcgtcaaaaaatacaataatgggAGGTAATTGTACACGTGCTGTACAACTTACGACCATATTAcgcaacaattttaaataaaagttggtGCTTAACTGAAGTTACGTTCAAGTTGGTGCTTAACTGAATattgtaatgatttttaatgatgttgtttaactttaaattttaaatttttatgtaaataaactatttgtgttttatttgttattcatctgaaatctcaattaaactttttacaaacaaaaataaaagaaagttatcATTGACACCCAATAGAATTTTTCCAGTTACAGCTTAAACCTCAAATGCCTTTTTCatgactttttatatttgattgatattatattataatattaggactacaaaattcaaaatacaaAGAACTTTGTATTCTTTATACTTTTCTCAACTACATCTACAAtttcttatttgaaaatttcattttctaaattacatcttacgtttcttaattaaaaCTCTCAAgctctcaattacatcttgcaAAGGTGTAGTTATCTTTTGAACATTAGTATCTAAGCTTATCCAATAAACAGCTTATCTAAGcttattttaatacaatggttatttaatgtacattaaaactaaaatgtttgttgtaaacgagataaacatttaaaaatgataaaaacattaaaaaataataagtggCTTACAACTTACTACTAAACTGctgttgtataaataaaatactactCTGTTGTATAAATAACATACATGGTAAGCATGGTGCTTTTATAGCAAcatgacaaaaataaacaagaagtTAGATAACATTTGTAAACCTCTTTGGGCTAGCAAAGTTGTTTGTTAAAccaatattttaatattgctatcaaaatatttgaacatttttattttatatattgtaaaacaaacatataagttaaaaaagatgTGGTGCCTATAGAGGCAGtaggtcttttaaaaaaaaaattttttatcttatttatttaaaaaatttgctttccTAAAGGCTCTATTCTTGGACCCTTACTATTTCTGGTTTACGTAAATGATACTTACCTATCTTCAaacatgtttaatttttttttttgctgatgacaataatcttttttataccCATTCCAGAATAAAAGCAATTTTCTTTACAGTAAATCGTGAGCTAGAAAACCGTAATGactggtttaaatcaaacaaactctCTTTAAATATCAGTAAAACTAAGtacattttatttcatcatCGATCTAAATCCGATAACTTGCCTCTGCAACTTCCTcagctaataataaataacagtatAGTTAACAGAGTTTCatcacttaaaattttatttgatgaacATCTCAATTGGAAAAATCATATTACGCTAGTTgaaaacaaactttctaaaactaAAGACATTATGCATAAAACAAAACACCtactaagtaaaaaatgtttatcagatttatattactcttttatccatAGCTACATAAGCTATTGTAATATTACTTACTAATTATATTACTAATTAACTTATAATATTACTTGGGCAACTTATAATATTACTTACTAATTAACTTATAATATTACTTAGGCAAGTAGTTGCCGTTCagcattagaaaatatatatattaggcaaAAACAACCCCGTAGAATTATTTGTAATGTGCATAAATACGCCCACTCCAAGCCGTTACTCCGGgaaataaaaccttttaatgtCTATGAGTTAAACGTGTTCCAAAACTTGTTACTcatgtttaaatatcaaaatgacATGCTtccaaaattctttaataaccgatttcta includes:
- the LOC136081534 gene encoding general transcription factor II-I repeat domain-containing protein 2B-like is translated as MELIELQNNKDLKETYKEVELLEFYKKYMSIEVFPHLCRHAIKYFSLFRSTYNCEQLFSKMKHVKTEQRNRLTDEHLTNTLRIASLNIKADIDHLCKLKQCQVSH
- the LOC136081535 gene encoding general transcription factor II-I repeat domain-containing protein 2A-like — encoded protein: MATFIVDIAAIKCTFAAFEEDGFSKRRICDTESGHGGRVFNPSWATDYFVHEQSNSIICLICFEKIAVRKSYNVNRHYTTKHAVSYDKFKGQFRIDKIELLKKTFLAQQSVMKTKVISSYSATKISFLMAEAIAKSDLSLSHQTIARRVEDLSENIELSLKEKLNKCEAYSLALDESTDRGDTAQLAIFIRGITSNFEVIKELFDINHMKDTTREEDILSRVKKTLVKFELPEKKLCGVTTDGASALTGKNIGFIALLKKSINHEIISYHCIIHQEQLCAKVLEIKNVMELVIHTVNFIRIRGLNHRQFKQLLEGCGSGAEDVI